TACaaaacattttctcaataaaaatgaATTGAAAGAGGAAGCATAGCTGAACAGAGACTTCATCAAAGAGGACATGAAGATAACCAACAGGCACATTAAAAATGCTTACTGTTGCTTAAGATTAGAGAAGTGTAAATCCAAACCAAACCAATGTGAGTTACTGTGTATATGGaatataattcatatatatatatatatattcctttttttataaagtaATTGGATATGGAGGAGGTCATGACAATTGAAATAAGCCAGGAGGACAAACACCATATGATACCACCGATATATGGAATATcaagaagcaaagcaaagaagcagtcaaataaaaattaattctttttttattgatttaataatgattgacaagattgtaagataagaggtgtataattccatacaattcccaccactagagctccatatcaTATCCCCTCCATggtaagctttcctattctttatttctctgggaatatggacccagaatcactaTAGGATGCATGCAGTAGGTGTGAGGTCTGGATTATAACTGCCTCTCAGATCTTCACACAGAACTGAAGTGACCAATGTAAGTGGTCTGGGGAGGAAGGAGCTCAAATTGTCAGTGGAAAAAGGATATTGGTACCTTGGTGAACAGCATGTGATGAGGTGATAATctcataataaatgaaatatagggAGTGAGGCAGtggctcacatagtatgaagtgcaaggacccacacaaggatcacaatttgatcccccagctcctcacctgcagtgggattgcttcacaagcagtgaagtgtctttctctttcaggtgtctttctctctccctatctccccttcctctctcaattcctctctgtcatatccaacaaaatgaaaataataggagagaaagcagacacagtggattcatagtgcagacctCAATCCTCataggtaaccctggaggcataaaaaaagtGAAATGTAGACTTAAAGCATTATATCTTCTTATAGACAAAtatcagtttttaaaaaggaagattttGCTCTCTAATTTCAATCCATACTACAAAGTGATGGTGAGCAAAATAGCATGGTATTGTTATACAGATATACAAGTCATGGAGCAAGACCTAAAGCcagaaataaaacacacacatacggACAACTGATTTATTCCAAGGGAAGTAAAagtataggatagagaaatttaagttgctcaataaatggtgttggggaagCTGGAAAGGCACATTTAATAGACAAGTATTCTCAATTAAAAAGagatacaatttgtttggctttatatgttaactcttttttcagccaccaggttccagatgctaacatgatgccaaccggacttccctgggcagacgacccctggagccccacttccccagagccctgcctcactagggaaagagagagaggcagacttggagtatggatcgacctgccaacgcccatgttcagcggggaagaaattacagaagccagaccttccaccttctgcaccccataatgaccctgggtccatactcccagaggaataatgaataataaagggaagctatcaggggagggaatgggatattgagttctggtggtgggaactgtgtggaattgtatccctcttatcctatggtgttatcagtgtttcctttttataaataaaaatttaaaaaaagataaaaggataaAAATGAGGCTATGTCTTATAGAACCTAGATTAGACAGATACAACACAAAAATGTAAGACAGCAAATGATTACTAGAGAACCACTGAACAATGGTAGTAAAAATAACCATTCAGATATATTTCCTGATATGTTTTAGGATATGTAATATGACACAAAGTCTGAAATAGCCAAGGGAGCCATTACCAGTGACTTAGTGGTTTTCAGGTTCATACATACAGGTTTCCCTTTCCTCATTGCTCATAAATAACTCacacttcatcactcgggtgagacctttcctttcatagtgttctctaattccattccaggtgttccactccccaataacaatggctttgtatgttaactctcttttcagccaccaggttccggatgccagcaagttgctgaccagacttccctggacagacgaccccatcaatgtgtactggagctccgcttcctcagagccccaccctgttagggaaagagagaggcagactaggagtatggatcgaccagccaacgcccatgttcagcggggaagcaattacagaagccagaccttccaccctctgcaaaccacaatgaccctggatccatactcccagagagatagagaatgggaaggctatcaggggaggggatgggatatggagattgggttatgggaattgtgaagaattgtacccctcttttctatggttttgttaatgtctcctttctttaaaaaaaatggaaaaaaaagaattatcactGAATCCAGCAATTCCATTTCTGGGTATATATTCAAAGGAATTGAAACCAAGTTCTCAAGAAatacctgtacacacacacacacacacacacacacacacacacacacacacacacacacacatatatatatatatatacacacatatgtatatgtatatatatatgttgaacaAGTATCCACATTAAGCATTTTTACTGAAACAACTTACATGTCCATTGataataaatggaaaagaaaatgtagTGTATATAAAGTGAAAGGCTTTAATCCTTAAAAGGGAGGAAGTCTGGTAttaaggcagtagcgcagtgggttaagcgcacatggcacaaagccatgaccagcctgaggatcccggttcaatcccctggctccccaccttcaggtgtctatctttctctctccctctctgacttcccctcctctctccttttctgtttgtcctatccaacaatgatgatatcaatagcaatagtaaccacaacaacaataaaaacaagagcaacaaaaaaggaaataaataaataaatatttaagaacaaAAGGAGGAAATCCTATCATTTGTAGCAATTCTGGGAGATATTTTTAAGTCAAATAAGCCAGATACAGAAACACAAGCACTACATTATCTTACTGTAGAGAATGATCAGAATCCTAAAAGCACTTAcacagatgcagaggttacacaggctcctgtgctaaatatgggcgaGAGATTTTAcggttaataatatttatatactttccccatattttggagctactttcttccctaatccagctttctagcccttttgccaactaacaccatctccccagacaataacccaggtccacctgcatgtcagctttcaggctcagacagaaactagtaaagtcatggccccctggaatatacctaaaatagatatactagttttttccaaaatggagaccccaaatcacatctgaaatattcttgctttttggtttgtgattagttaacaatttgttttgctttttatcttaattctttgttagccaccaggttccagatgataccatgatgccagcctgacttcctttgggcagatgaccccaccatcatgtcctggagctctgctttgacagagccctgccccactagggtaagagagataagctgggagtatggatcaacctttcaatgcccatgttcagtggggaaacaattacagaagccataccttccaccttctgcatcccataatgatcctgggtccatagtaccaaagggataaataataggaaagcttcaatGAAGgaagtgggatatggagttctggtggtgtgaactgtgtggaattgtaccccttttatcctatggtatgttaatattttcattttgtaaattaaaaaaaaaagaatcctaaaaGCAGATAGTATAGTGCTGATTGCTAGGGGCTCAGGGATGAAACAGGGAGATGTTGGTCAAATGGTCTGACGTTTCTCTTAAGTCTTTCCAagggcctcttcaggaccttgccctgttgttaaataactttaaaagatGTTCTGGTGGTTGGGGGTGCTGGTGGCTGCTGCTTGCAGCATGTAGAAAgattcacagtgggagctggaactggtttaaacaatacaaggtttattagggtgaaacaggtaaaaggcaaaataagcacttattatCAAGAGTTAAGCTTAAGCTAGGTCTGTAaggtctgaatatggttatcaaagatttatcccataagataaacaattataagctctggtaaaggttgcttatggctgtagaggggtctaaagtGTACTGGCTAGCAgggtcacacatgttcagttcccaggggaAGTAGCCGAGGTGCttctgtgttgggtagtatgccacctccccctggcttctgcttaaccatatgcctatatagggatttactgatccaaagctttggtctatttacataaatcacttttacatttacataaagcactccctccagggcattggtggttcagtgataggattctcgcatgttccgccccctccttgtcacactctgattttcaccagtcacttttctctccaccctctctatatcacatcctgtttccaccctacttggagagtataaaaacagctgctcttctgattaaagacacttgtaaattgctttctggctccgagagttccagagtgtatctcctggaAGGTTGGTGCGGcgggagttcctgatccctctcccacgcagcagcctagatcggctccggttgagttctctccaacccagagagcactagctcgggaagaagtaccctcaggctatcccggcacttctGAACAGGAGAAGCCACAGCCAGAGAGAGCTAGAGTTCTGgctggctgtccttttaagtctattcagcttACCCATAATGCTATGCACACCAACACAgtctggatccacccacagtcacCCATGCGCCTGTGCAGACCATTGCATACTGTtgccaaggctgatgtcagcatGTGTCGGGGCTTCTGTCCATGGTCACCGGCATAGTGCGTCAACACATTGCCCTACTataaaagtagcaatggtagataTTGCCTCActttccaaaggaaggctgggtcaccatactctgccactcaaagcaGCAATGAGTAcaggctagaatgttcccagctgtgattagGGTATGGTAGCTCAGGATGacagactcagaggttatacaggttcctgtgctaaatatgaatatatatggaccctggatcaGATTGAtgtagtaaatagttaattgtatttatatattttcttcagggTTGAGAGCTACTATTTAACCCTAATCCAGCTctaattctattctcaactctgactacatatCCCCAGCTTCATGTTgactatcaagttcaagcaaaaattactaaaatcatggaccTCCTAGAAGTatgcctaaagtagacttcccagcttcttacTTCCCTAATCCTTATTCTCACCTGATCTGTTCTATCTCTCTGGTTCCTGTCTACTTAATATTTTGTCCTTCCTCATAacatactgcctttcagacactgagacttcagatgttactatgattccaacctgaACTCCTTAAGTGGAAGACTtcagcaatatgtcctggaacctcacctcttcaaagcctcactagagaaagacagaaatagcctggggtatggatcaacctgccaatgcccatgtccagcagggaaataATTCCAGAATCTAGATCTACTACCTTCTGCGCAccccaaaaaattttggtccatactcccagaagggagaaatgttaggtaaagatgactagagagctctgaaccaCAGTTCTATCATgatccagagagagacagagaagaggaaaaaaggaaagacattcataattagtaataggtatagctgtgacctaaaaagaaagagaagacagaaccatAGAGCATAGAAAAATAGTCAAATGTATATAggtataatatttatatttatagaaataatagtcagcctatatctgtgaccttgggagaaccagtgAAGTTTCTAGTGGGggaaatgggaacacagaactctggtgatgggaatggtgtggaattgtactcattttgtaattttttaaattactaatataataaaaggaaaaataaagatgtgacatttcactgaagatgtattTATTGTCTTATGGTTGTTGAAGTATAGAGCATCCAGGAGAGAATAGGCAATACACCATGAAGGCTATAGAAAGTTTACTGGAGGACTGTGTGGTgttatacctggttgaacacacacatcttagtgttcaaggacccagcttcacatcctttgtctttacttgcaggggagaagcttctcaagcagggaaacagtgctgcaggtgtctttctccttctctatattcctctttcctctcaatttctctctgtctctacctaaaataaataaatttaaaaataaaataaattttattggaataaacaagttaagaaaTAGCCAACATGAGAAGAGacagttaataaaaataaatttaaaaaagagtaatctGCCTCAGAGGTGAGACAGAAGGCAAGTCAGCAAAGAGACAGCCAATTGCTTGCTTCAAGTGAGGTTATGTATCTTTTGATTGAAATTGAGTTTTCTGGGAACACAGTGGGAAGGAATGTATTGCTAGCCACCTGGCATCAGAATGGAGCTTGCTTTCTTCTTCTGTTCAGTTGCCATATTTGGAGACTTATCTTTTGGTATTCTTTTATGatcaacattattttattttatttatttcttttaggaTGAAGACAGAAAGTTAGAGGAagtagggagaggggagagagagacagagagagagagagagagagggagattagagagaaagacttgcagcactgtttcaccatttgtgaaacttcccaccctgcaggtggggattggggcttaAACTTACATtgttgtgcactataacatgtgtatgCTATTcggtgcaccaccattcagcccccatCTTTTGATGTTCTCATTCAGAATCATTAGGTTCTGACTTCTAGTTTTTGTACTTGCAAATGTCTTAAGCCTAGGAGGTTTTAACTGGCCACTAGAGGACATACTATTTGGTTCTATCTGTAAGGGACATCTAAAATAGTTGAAATCACCTAGACAGTGTCTACAATGGTGGTTtctaaggaggaggagaaaatgggtATTTGTTCACCTAAGTACAATATTACAAGTATAAAAGATAGATAAATCCTAAAGATCTTATACAATGTGGTATATTCAATTAATAGTACAGTATGGTGCACCAAAACCATTTTATGAGGGTATCTCTCATGCTTAGTGTTTTGGCCTCAAATTAATATAAAAGCAGAAAAGCAAAGTGACTCAAGAAAGCATTTGGATATGTTGGTCATGCTTAGTTCCTGATTCAAGATGGTGTCAAGGGTGTATACATGCCTAAACTCATCAAATGTATACATTTTAATATAGTTAAACGTTGATATTTTAGGTCTacctcaaaaattttttttaaaagttaaaattctACAACTTAATATTCCTGTTTCAAACAGTTGTTTTTTATTAGAATGCATAGGGGAAAAACTGATAGCAGGGAGGGAAACATCCTTAAGGGTGTTCTTTTCCTCATGCCAGTGATCCTTGTTCACATCCAAGCCTTCTTTGCCCAGTGACCAAGCATGAATGAGGCATCACAAAGATgtagtcaagccctgccaggtcATTAAATTATGTTGACCTAAATTCAGCCCTCAAGGGTATAAAATATGTTTTACACAAAATGAGGATAATGCATACAGCATCTACATGCAAAACATCATGTGACAGCTTTTCTTGAGGAAGCAAAAGCAGGACTATCACAGAAGAGGTGATGATCTAGGAGGAACTGAGGGATGACTCCTAACTTTTCAGGGAAAAAGATCGTGATTTCCATCCATCTTGAAAAATTTAAACAGGAAAACAAACTTGTCTAATTTGATAATCTCCTACTTAGCAGGAGAAACAAGGACAAGGAAAGAGAGCTGCATCTGATGACAGCAGCCCCTCCACAGTGTATAAAAAGGGGCCTGGACCAAGGAGACTCCAAACCTTCCAGACCACCTTCTAGAAATCTCCCCAGAACCTCCATCAACCTCCACCATGGTCAACTCCTGTTGTGGATCTGTGTGCTCTGAGCAGAGCTGTGGAGAGAGCTGCTGCTGCCGCCCCAGCTGCTGTGTGTCCAGCTGCTGCAGGCCCCAGTGCTGCCAGTCTGTGTGCTGCCAGCCCACCTGCTGTCGCCCCTCCTGCTGCATCTCCAGTTGCTGCAGGCCCAGCTGCTCTGTGTCCAGCTGCTGCCGCCCCACCTGCTGCCCCTCTAGTTGCTGCCGCCCCTCCTGCTGCCGCCCCTCCTGCTGCATCTCCAGTTGCTGCAGGCCCAGCTGCTGTGTGTCCAGCTGCTGCCGCCCCACCTGCTGCCCATCTAGCTGCTGCCGCCCCTCCAGCTGTGGCTCCAGCTGCTGCAGGCCCACCTGCTGCCCCTCTAGCTGCTGCAGGCCCACTTGCTGCATCTCTAGCTGCTGTCGTCCTTCCTGCTGTGGCTCTAGTTGCTGCAGACCTACCTGCTGCATCTCTAGCTGCTGCCGCCCTGTCTGCTGCCAGACCACCTGCTGCAGGACCACCTGCTGCCGCCCCAGTTGCTGTGTGTCCAGCTGCTGCCGCCCAGCCTACTCCAGTGCTTCTTGCTGCTGAGCGcattcatctgtttttttttttttttttgtaagtcaaCCGACTTTCCTGATACAGTTCAACCGTGAGAATGTAAATGGGACTGCAATTGTAAAACCTCAGTTCCTTATGATATTAACCTGGATTTGGCCTCTTAAGTATATTATTCTTCCCTCCCCCATATTACTATATCCTTCTCAAATTAACTCAACATttggtttttaaaatttgtatcaaCAAATACCACTCCAGCTGATAAGTGTTCATTGCTAAATTTTCTCTCAAGATGATAttactacaaataaataaatattaatttccaAGTATACAATATATAGGTATTTTGTCTCATTATTTTCTCCTTGAATTGCTATCTTAGCTGTcagttttctgttgtttttatttacagaCAGAATATATGCAACCAATGTTTTCACAGTTACACTTCAATTTCTCAGCATTCCTCATTCTACTATAGAAAAATGGTTTCTTTTAGCACTGGTGACTCTCTCTTCAAGGAAAatttgataaaattaaaaaaaaaaaaactctggatgGGCTAGAAGTGAGGCAGAGAAGCCTCCAGGAGAAGAGGAttggaagtggggttccaggacataatagtgaggttgtctgcccaggacagtcaagttggtgtcatggtagcatttgcaacttgatggctgaaaagcactaaggtataaagccaaacaaatcaggAATTGATATATAAAATTATTGGGTGATTATATGTTCTTCTGAAGGACACCATGCTCTATttcttgtcaatgcccatgttcagcggagaagcaattatagaatccagacctcccaccttctgcacctcataaagatctttggtccattctcccaaacggataaagaatagggaaacttccaatggaaggaattgaatacggaaccctggtggtgggaaatatatggaattgtactcctcttatcccacaatcttgttgatcattaataataaatatttttttaaaaaaattccactggaaaggagagagaaaatatagaaaaaaataaaatgtcctgAAAGATGTGCTTATCTGGAGCAAAGCCAGATTATTTCACTGGATTTTATCAGTTGTTCTTAGCCATTATGCTTGAAATCTGTGGCCTTCATGGGGTTGTCATCAGCTTAGAGGACACCTTCAATTCCCATGCACTGGCATGCATGTTAAAGATCCCCAAGAAGGACACATAGTCACCTTCGTCTCCACTTCCAGGAATCAGCTGTCAAATTTCTTCTCCTGCCATCAGCAGAGAACTCAGAACCCCAGTCCCTCCAATTTGGGCTTATCCTCTCCATGTGCCTGGTTGCTGTGGAAAGAGACCTGCTCATGATCCTGGCAGATGTCTCAGACTCTTACTTCCATGCATCCatgtcctttttcctttctctctatcctttagGATTATGTTTCACTACTAGCACCATCCCAAAGATGCTGGTGAACATCAAGACACAACAGAATTGTCACCTATAGAGGGTACATCACTCAGATTTAGTTCCCTCATTGAAGGACTGGATGGCTTCCTTCTAACTATGATCATCTGTGATTGTGATGATCTGTGGCCCCTGTGGCCACCAGTCACCTCTTGAACCACATGGTAATCAACCCCCACTCTGTGGGTGCTGGTTTTGGACCTTTCTGTCACTAGTGCCTTACTTTGCTTCTTAGTAAATAGAATGATCTTTAGATGAATCTTAGAAATTTTATGCTTATTTTAAAGGTCTTTTATACAGAATTTATGTGAAGTTCTAgaataggcaaaaaaaaacccctaCAGTTGAAAAGTAATTTCATAACAATCATTGCCTCTAAAGATGATTATTACTCAGAATTAACTGGGAAAACTGGCATAAAATAATTCTCCAGAGTGTTGAAATGTTTTGTTCATGGGTCTGTGTTGCATGTGTTATATATTTCTTAGAACTCATTGGATTGTAGATAGAAGATTTGCATATTTCactttatataaatttatttaacaaaaatatCACAAATAAATATTCAACTATAATTGCTAATTTATATATGGAACTGTGTAGGCTATTGACTTTTCACACCTTCAAAATGCACTGAAATAGATTCAGGGATGATTAATAGATTGTGATAAACAAATATAGTATCATACTTAATTTGAAAGTCAAATGTTGGCTATATAGAATAGACTTATTTTAACTTTTCTatatattcaataatttttttaaatttttatttataaaatggaaacactgacaaaaccataggataagaggggtacaattccacactattcccaccaccagaactccatatcccatcctttccccagatagctttcttattcttcatccttctggggatatggacccagAGAcattaaggtctggcttctctaatttcttccccgctgaacatgggcattggtaggtcaatccatactcacagcctgtctctctcattcctagtgggacagagctctggggaaatggagcaccaggacacattggtagggtcatctgcccagggaagtccagttgacatcatggtatcatctgtaacctgttggctgaaaaaagagttaacatataaagccaaacacattgtttactaatcatgaacataaaagatggaatattgcagatgaagatttggggtctccattttggaaataactagtagatctattttagttatattccaaagggcccatcacTTATTAGTTTTtctctgaacctgacatctgatatgcaggtggactcaagttattgtctgaggagataatgtcctggctggaaaaagggctagaaagctggatcatggaagagagtagctcccaagtatggaaaaggtgtataaatattgctgactataaacgccatctatttgatctgaggcccatatttagcataggcgcctatgtaacctctgcatccctgtaggtctgagttcacattctgtggtgatgaataagaacgttccaagcttcaccagtttcaggacccatcttcctcaggtgatgggtagagtatgttatccaatatcccttaggaggatggaatattctcttccattgctgatccacattgaaggcaagatcTTATAGGGGCTCCCAAAGGAGCCCATTATGCTGttcatgatggagatgaccagtaacaatggaaagagggatttatttgaggtctagacatcatgtctgtgtgggaatctttgGACTGCCCAactgatgatggggtggcctgatagtgactaaagagtcatcattaaagtaggtcagtctcttgcccttattcagcttttgtagtccttactttgataaggttagctttggaatgaattaggaaagtataataggaagtaagtgaggagggtatctagatctaagtagaaactatttcattaggtgctttatggtgtcttttaggtctttctacttgcttgcttcatataTTGCCTCACTGagtactattgtgcacttttgctttcagtatatattttgccctaaattacagatacatgtgtacgtatgccctatctcatgggccctggtctatatctaggtcttgggactttgttaggaagtgaaccagccaaaatggaattaaggaatccgaTGAGAAAGGAaacgtctcacctgagtgatgaggctgaagggttgacattccacacctgatgtctctagacacagtctgaagtgaagcatgctgaggttgttttgattaggttgggaccagcagatgcagtatcagttagcATGAATTGTAAaaggcatgcagaaaagtgagccccaccctagaggttccagggctgggggaaatataggctttacagagaatgaggaaggttcctgctctcttaatgtttaagaaggcagtagatatttctaaaatcaaattatttggcagttgggttaacatttaaaatcccattgttaggatttgttgtatcataaacaacattaccataatttatgtccttgaacattatttacatatagctatgtcttataaagtaatgctactagttgcttctgttctccctggtctaagcttttagaagaatcaacatttcaaagaacaagtaattattgtaaattataaaatattttg
Above is a window of Erinaceus europaeus chromosome 12, mEriEur2.1, whole genome shotgun sequence DNA encoding:
- the LOC132541934 gene encoding keratin-associated protein 4-3-like isoform X1; the encoded protein is MVNSCCGSVCSEQSCGESCCCRPSCCVSSCCRPQCCQSVCCQPTCCRPSCCISSCCRPSCSVSSCCRPTCCPSSCCRPSCCRPSCCISSCCRPSCCVSSCCRPTCCPSSCCRPSSCGSSCCRPTCCPSSCCRPTCCISSCCRPSCCGSSCCRPTCCISSCCRPVCCQTTCCRTTCCRPSCCVSSCCRPAYSSASCC
- the LOC132541934 gene encoding keratin-associated protein 4-3-like isoform X2; the protein is MVNSCCGSVCSEQSCGESCCCRPSCCVSSCCRPQCCQSVCCQPTCCRPSCCISSCCRPSCSVSSCCRPTCCPSSCCRPSCCRPSCCISSCCRPSCCVSSCCRPTCCPSSCCRPSSCGSSCCRPTCCPSSCCRPTCCISSCCRPSCCGSSCCRPTCCISSCCRPVCCQTTCCRTTCCRPTYSSASCC